CGAGGCGGCAATTTTATACCGCGACGGCCCGACCCCGGCCTGCCGGGGAAACGCCCAAGAAATTTAAGATAATTCGGGAAGGCCGGTCATTTGACGCCTACGGCGTCTGTGGCTGCGGCTCGATCATGTCGGTACGCAAGCGTCCCGCCGCGACACTCGCCTTGCACACTACTCCGGGTGGAATCCGGTGCCTACTTCGAGGAGGCTCGCGATGCGGCCCCGTGCGCGGATGGTGCCGGTGGTGGGGGCGGTCACGCGGCTCAGCAGCTTGAGGAGCGTGCTCTTGCCGGCGCCGTTACGCCCGATGATTCCCACGACGTCGCCCTGTTCCACCTTGAAAACCCGATGAGCGAGAGCCGCGGCCAAACTTGTTTGGCCATGGCCGAGCGATAAGGGTTTCTGCAAGTTGATGTCCTTCAGGGCCCACACGTATTCGCTTGCGCCCTTGTGTGCGCGGTCGTTCACTTCGCCCACCTTGAGGTAGGGGTCCTCGCGGCGCAGCACCTTGGTCTGCCAGTAGCCCGAAGGCGAGTGCAGCAAGAAAGAACTTGTTCTTTCTTATTGCCGAGCCAAGGAGCGGACGCCGTAGGCGTCAAAACCTGTTCAGGTCGTGGCTGAGCGTCCCGGTGCTCACTAGCCCCAGGCGGTACTGCTTGCTGATGTTCTCGAACTCGATCGCGGTCATGGTCTTTTCAAGGTCTTTAGTAAACCGCCCTGGATTGCCACGCCTCTATCGAGGCTCGCAATGACGTTGGCGGTCATCTTGTTGAGTAATATAGATTAAAAGGGACTGCCGGGAACCCAAATCGGAAAAAATGCGCGAAAAACGCGCGTTTTTCGCTGTCCCGGCAGGTCCCTTAAAATGGTGTTATTGGTGCCGACCCTGGGATTGAAAAAAATTTGTCTCAGACCTATTGACAAACAGGTTTTGAAAAAGTATATTGTAGTGCACAAGTGTGCATAAACCATGCACGAAAACTGATCAAAGACCCGCAATTTCAAGCCTGTTTGCGGGAAGGAGTGAAAGATGAAAGAAGGTGTGACCGTTGTGTCGGTTAAGAAACCTAGAAATCCCCTTATAAGAACCTGCTCAAGCCGCGAATGTACATCATTCTGGGGTAAAAGCGATTGAATTATACTTGACGGGGATTTGTAAATTATGTATATTATAAGTATAGAGATGAAGGTGCGGTTTGATCCGGGGAAGGCTCTCGTGGTCAAGCAGAAGCATAGCATCGATATGGAATCAGTAAGGCAAGAAATCCTTGCGGGCCGATTTGTCACTAGGATGGTTAATAACCAAACAGAACATAAGGGTCAAAGAATGTTTCTTGTTCTTGTGGATGGGTATGTTCATTGCGTTCCGTTTATTGAGGAAAACGATGGAACATATTTCCTTAAGACAGCTTTCAAAAGCCGTTTGTATCAAAGGAGGTTTGAAAATGGCGAACTCGAAATTCATAGATGAGCCGATTGATGACGAAGAACGCGCTTTGATGGAAGCGGTGGAAAATGATGAAACTGTTCCGCTCCCGCAAGAAGAGGAAGAACGGATTCGGGCTGACATTATGTCTGCTTCGGCGAAGAACATCACCATCCGTATGCAGCTTGATGATTTGAACGGCATCAAGAAAATGGCGAAGGCCGCGGGCATGCCTTACCAGACGCTCATCAATTCCATCATCCACCGTTACGTGACGGGCGGCATCGTGTTCAAAGTCGCGGTGTAGGCCTATTTATACCGAATTCGGTAACATTAGATTTAATGCTGGCGGCAATACGGCTGACGATGACGTTTTCGGCTTGGTTCACCTTTTTTATTTCCATTTTTTGTCAAGTTCTTTAAAAAAGTTCCTGTCGTTTCCAGCAAAGCAAAATTCATAGAATTCCGGCTTGTTTTCTTTTAGCCATTTGCATTTTGCTCTGATTCCTTTTCGTATATGCGAAATGTTTAGATGTGAGTATTTTTCGGCGGCGTGGATGATGTTCATTATGTCTGGTCCGCAGATACAAACGTCGTAGTTGCTGTAGTCTTCATAACCGAATTTGTCAACTTCCTTTTTTAGCTTTTCTTTGTAAGAGATGTAAATGAAATCATCTTTAAAAAGATGGTTGATTTTTGTCCAACGATACTGGATGTCTACAATTCCCGAAGTTTTGAGATATCCATCCATATACCAAATGACTCGACTGTGAATTTTGATGTAATCGTCAGGTAAATCTTCTGCCGTAATCTTAGTGGGGTATCGTCCGTGTGAGTAAAGGAATTTGTTTTCGGTATCCAGCGTCTCTCGAATACGTTTCCCGAATTTGCCTTGTGTGTAGATGTATGATCTGATGCGTTTTGTCATTTTACCTCCGAATGGTTGCCTTTGTCGGGGACAGTGCATGCCGAATATATATTTTTTTTAGAAAAATTACTACACCTATTGCATTATTTAAAATTTTAATATATATTATAGGTGCAGTAAAATTAATAGGATGAAATGCAGGTTGTGTTCGCAGACAAAGAATTAGCTCGCTGCGCGGGCGACAGGGCCTATGCTGTGCGAAAGTTGGGGCAACGTCGTGCGGATGTTTATTCGGTAAGAATAGACGCCTTGCTTCGAGCCGTTGATTTGGATTCATTGAAATATGTGGCGGGGCGTTTTCATGAATTGGTTGGCGACCGTGCGGGGCAATGGGCGTGCGATTTGGATCATCCGTATCGGCTTATATTCAAGCCGGTTTTAAATAGTGACGGGAATATTGTCGGATTGATTGTGGAACAAACTGTTTCTATCTTAGAAATTGTAGATTATCATAAGTAGGAGCTCTTATGCAGGTTTATAGATGTGATGAATTGGCTGTTGTGGTGCCTCCTGGGCGGCATCTTGCTGAAAAACTTGAAGAAATGGGCCTAGATGCGAATGACTTGGCTGCGCGTATGGGGTATACGCCCAAGGCGGTGAATGATATTTTGCAGGGCAATTGCCGCATTATGCCGGAAGTCGCAATCATGTTGGAGATGGTTACAGAAATCCCAGCTTCGTTTTGGCTGCGTAGCCAAATTGCTTATGATGAATACCTTTCACGCGAACTTATTAAGGCAACGCTTGAAAACCAACCCTTGTGGCGAAAATCTTTCCCGCCAGAATTGAATGCTCGTGATTGGGTGGAAAAAGACAAAGATAATGAGAAATCGGGCCTTTCGCTCCTCAAATTTTTCGCGGTGGCGTCCCCCAAGGCGTGGGACGGTTACTACAAGGATGCCCGCCTGAAGGTGGCGTTCCGCATTTCTCTTGCCGAGGTCAAGGACCCGTATGCCATGTCGGCATGGATTCGTCGGGGCGAGATTCTTTCGGATCAGGACCCGATGGAAAAATTGGGACAGATTCCTGTTCGCAAGCGCCTAAAGGCTGCACTCCCCGAAATCATCGCGTTTGCGGCGGCCAACAAGGTGCGCCCGAAGGGCAAAAAACGCATTACCTACTGGACGCCCGAGGCGGAGGTTGTTGACGACTGTATGACGGGGCTGCAGGAACTATGCCGTAAAATTGGAATTCGCGTGCTGTTCGTGCAGAATTTCAAGAGCGCCCCTATACATGGTATGTATCGCTGGTACAAGGATGTGCCATTGATTCAGTTGCACGACCGTTTTAAAAAGCGCGAAACGATGTGGTTTACGTTCTTCCATGAGCTGGCGCATGTGCTGTATCACGGAAAGAAGGGTATTTGTCTGCAGAATATTGAAATTACGCACAACTACCCCGAAAAAGAGGATGAGGCCAACTGCTTTGCGCAGAAATGCATGGTTGAAGCGGGATTTAAGGTGTAGAAGCACGGCAGGTGCGTTGCACTTTACACCGTGTCCATGAACGTGCGCTGTATCTTGTTGAATACGATTACGCCCAGGGCCAGGATGAAGGCGGCGAAGCCGGCGGTGTAGCCGAGGGCGGCCCAGCTGAATTCGCCTACGCCGAGCATGCCGAACTTGAACGTTTCCATGATGCTGGTGAGCGGGTTTGCCTGCATGAGCATTTTGAGGCGCGGATCCTCGATGGTGCTGAGCGGGTAAATCACTGGAGTCGCGTACATCCACAGTTGCACAATGAAGCTTAGTAAAAATGTGAGGTCGCGGTACTTGGTGGTGAGGCTGCTGAACAGTACGCCAAAGCCGAGTGCGAGCGCGGCGATGAGCGCTATGAGCACGGGTGTGAGCAGCGCGTACAAGTTAGGGTGCACGGGTGCGTCGGTGAAAATCATGTAGTACGCGAACACCAGGAAAAAGAGCCCCATCTGGATGCTGAGTCGCACGAGGTTGCTCGTGACGGTGGCAAGCGGCACCACGAGGCGCGGGAAATACACCTTGCCGAACATGTTCGCGTTCTCGATGAAGGTTTTGCTCGTCTGGTTCAGGCATTCCGAAAAGTATGTCCAGAGGCAGATGCCGGCGAGGTAGAATAGCGGCTGCGGTAATCCGTCTGTCGAAATTTTCGCGATGCCGCCGAACACGACCATGAACATGACGGTGGTCATGATGGGTTGAATGAAAAACCACAGCGGGCCGAGAATAGTTTGTTTGTACCACGTGACGATATCGCGCTTGACGAACATACGGTACAAATCGCGGTACTGCCAGATTTCGCCGAAGTCTACCGAGAGTAGGCTCGACTTTGGCTTAATGACTGTTGTCCATTCGTTTGTCTGTGCCGCGGCCATTTGCTTGCCCTAGAATGTCCGTTCGCGCACCACGTATTGCGGCGACTGGTTGATGCTGATGTAGATGCGGCCTACGTATTCGCCGATAAGCCCGAGCAGTAGCATAATCATGCCGCCCACAAAGAGGAGCGTGGCGAGCATGCTGGTGTAGCCCACGGGAACTTCGGGGTGCATGAACTTTTGGTAAACGACGAAGATGCCTGCGCCAAAGCCCACAAGGGCGCAGAGGATGCCGATGAAGGTCGCTGCACGGAGCGGCTTGACGGAAAACGCGGTAAAGCCGTTAATCCAGAGCCCGATTAGGCCTGCGATGGTGTAGCCGGATTCGCCTTCGATGCGGCGTCGGTGCTGGACTTCGACGTTGCCCAAGTTCTTGGTCGCTCGGAAAACAAGGCCGCTGATATAGGCGAAGGGGTGGGGGTAGCGCACGATCTCTTCGACGATGAACTTGCGCATTATAAAGAAGCTCGTAGTGCGCAGCGTCTTGGGCTGGCCGATGATGTTTTCGGCCATTTTCTTGTTGACCCACGTGCCAAAGCGGCGGAAGAGGTGCTGCGCGGAATGTTCGTAGTAGCCGTACACTACGTCATAGCCTTCTTCGAGTTTGTCAACCAGTTTGAATGTTTCGCTGGCAGGGGTTTGGCCATCGTCGTCGAGGCTTATCACGTAATCGCCGGTAGTTTGTGCGTAGCCGGCCATCAATGCGCAGTGCTGCCCGAAGTTCTTGGCGAGGCAGATTCCCCTGATATGGCTGTCTTCGGCGGCGAGGCGCTTGATGACTTGCCACACGCCGTCGGGGCTGCAGTCGTTCACCAGGATTATTTCGTAATCGGTGCCGGTGCGTGTCGCGACGGTGTCGCGGATTTCTTGCACCACGGTCTCGATGGTGTTTTCGCTTCGGTAGCAGGGAATTACAAATGAGAGTTTCATACGTTCTCCCATTTGTTGCTCTGTGCGGAGCGGGCGGCGGCCTGCATCATGGCAAGGCCTTCGAGCGATGTGCGGATTCCGCAAACATATTGGCTTGTAAAACGGCCTGTCTCGAAATATTGCCTGAGGCAGTCGGCGATATCTTTGTAGTAGTTGGCGAAGGCTTCGATAAAGCCTGCAGGGTGGCCCGCCTTGAAGCGGTTGTAGCGCTGCTGGTTTGCAATTTTCACGTCGCCGGTGCGGTCGCGCAGGCTTACGTTGCCCCGCAGGTCGCATGTTTTGAGCGTTTCGGGCTCCAGCTGGAACCATTCGGCGCTGCCTTCACTGCCGTACACGCGAATGCGCAGGCCATTGCGGTTGCCGAGTGCCGTCTTGCTGAACCAGACCTGCGCGCGCATGTTGTTGGTGTACTGCGCAAGGGCCCCTACGTTATCTACAATCTGCGGGAAAAGCCCGAAGGTTGCCTGGTCGGCAACGATGCGTTCCGGGCGCTCGCCTGTCAAAAAGTATATCATGTTGTGCAGGTGGCTGCCGAGGTCCAGCGAAATCTTCGGGATGACGGTATCCTTGAGGCGCCAGGCCTGCGGCTTGGGCGGCTCGTTGTGCGAACCCAGTCGCATAAAGCCTTCTTGCGGCATTTCGACTTGCACCTGCTGGATTTTGCCGAGTTTGCCGTCGGCGATGAACTGCTTGAGTTCGCGCACCATCGGGTAACCGGTGTAGTTGTATGTGGTGCAAAAGAATCCCTTGGTTTCGGCGACAACCTTCGCGATGGCTTCGCCTTCTTCGAAACTTGTGGCGAGCGACTTTTCGCAAATCACGGGGAAGCCTGCCCGGAGTGCATCGATAACGATATCTTTGTGCAGGTCGGTGGGGGCAAGCACTACGACGGCGTCGAGTTTGCCTTTTTCGGCTTCGAGGAGTTCGCGGTAGTTTGCGTAGGTGCGTTCGGCAGGTACGCCCCAGACTTCGGCGGTCTTCTTGTTCGTTTCGGCGTGGGTGCTGAATGCGCCCGCCACCAATTCAAAATGACCGTCCATCTGGCTTGCCGCCTTGTGGACTTCGCCGATGGCGGAATTGATGCCGCCGCCGATAAAGGCAATCTGGTAAGGTTCCTTTTTCATATTTCTGAATATAGGATATTAGATGGCGGATCAGGTCCGCCATGACGTTATTTCTATCGTCATTCCGTGCTTTTTTGCGTCATTCCGTGCTTGACACGGAATCTCCTAGAAGTTAATTGACTTTAATCTTCACTAAATCCGTCATTCTGGCGGTCTTGTCGGCCATTTCTTCGGAGGTATTGAATCGGAAGAATACTATTCCGGCCTTATATGTTAGTTTGTCTGCAATGGTTTCGCCGGGTGTGTACCACAGCAGTTTGTCGACGATATTCCCCTGGATTTCGGGGTCGAAAACGACTTCGCGGACGGTATCGCCCTTTTTTATTTCGGGGCCTGGCATTAGGCAGTGGCGTAGCCAGTAGCCCTGCGTGGGCTTATCCTGGATGCCAGAAATATCTTCGCCGGTTTCGGCCATCACAATGAATTTCGGGTAGTCGATTCCGGTGGCGTATTGCACGAACTTGATGTACAAATCGCCGGGAGCGCGGCGGCAGATTTCGATGATTACGGGAGTGCCGTCGGCTTTTTCGATGTACTGGATGTGCAAAATGCCGTCGACCAAGTGCAAATCGCTGGCAATGCGTTCGCAGTAGTTGCGGAGTTTTGCGAGAGTCTCGTTGCTCGATGTGCTCGGCGAGTTCGCTCCGCTCACCATGTACTTGTTCATAAAGTACTGCTCGTTATCGGCGAATGCAAATGCGACTTTGCTCTTCACGAGCATGGCAGAAAAACCGTGGTTTGTGCCGGTGACGAACTCCTCGACCACGATGTGGTCTTGCCGTGTGCGGCTGCAGGCGTCTTTGTAGGCGGTGCGTGCTTCTTCCGGGTTGTTCGCACGGTGGATTCCTTTGCCGCCGGTGAGGTCAACGGGCTTGACGATGATGGGGTAGGTGAGGCTTGCGATGGCTTTGTCAAATTCAGTGCTGCTTGCGGCGTCCGTGTTTGCGACATCAACTGTAATGGCGCGCGGTGTCGGGATGCCGAGCCTTGTAGCGAGCGCGCGGTACTTGTCCTTGTGGTGAATCTCTAGGCTTGTCGCGTAACTGTCGTGCCCTGGCAATCCGAGTTTTTCGCTCACGTAAACGGTCGAAAGCAACGAGAAGTCGTTGCATCCGGAGCAAACCGCCTGAACACCTTCGGTGCGTGCTAATTCAAGCATCGCTTCTTTGTCGCTGAAGTCTGCAAAAACCGTCTTGTCGGCATAAGGGTGCCCGAGACCGTCGCGGTTGTTACCCGTAGTAATCACGTACCAGCCGAGTTCTTTGGCGGCCTTTATCATCGGGATTTCGGCGTGGCCGCCGCCTAAAATGAGAAGCTTCTTGGACGTCATGCGCAGGCCCTTACTTCCCGAAGAATTCCTTCACTTTGCCGCACACGAATTCCAGGTCGGCGGGCTTGAGGCCATAGAACATGGGCAGGCGCAACAGCCGGTCGCTTTCGCGGGTGGTGCAAATGTCTTCGCCGTAGAATCGCCCGAACCGCTTGCCGGCAGGGGCGTTGTGGAGCGGCACGTAATGGAAAACAGCGAGAATTCCGTTCTGCACGAGGTGTGCGATGAGTGCGGTTCGCGTCTTGAGGTCGGCAACTTTCAGGTAGAACATGTGCGCATTGTGTACGCATTCTGCCGGAATGTAGGGGAGTTGCAAATCGCCTGCGTCGGCGAGCAGCTGCAGCTGTTCGCGGTAGGCGTTCCAGCTGGCCATGCGGTTGTCGTAAATCTTCTGCGCGTTTTCGAGTTCGGCGTACAGGTATGCCGCATTCAGTTCGCTCGGCAGGTAACTGGAACCGAGCTCGACCCAGGTATATTTATCTACTTCGCCGCGATGGAACTGCACGCGGTTAGTTCCTTTTTCGCGGATGATTTCGGCATGGTCGGCGTATTTCTTGTCCTTGATGAGGATTGCGCCGCCTTCGCCCATGCTGTAGTTCTTGGTTTCGTGATAGCTGTAGCAGCCAAAGTCGCCGAGGGCACCGAGAGAGCGCCCCTTGTAGGTAGACATCATTCCCTGCGCAGCGTCTTCGATAACATAAAGGTTGTGGCGGCGAGCGATGTCGTTAATCGTGTCCATCTCGCAGGCAACGCCGGCGTAATGCACCGGTACGATGACCTTTGTCTTTTCGGTAATGGCACCTTCGATGAGTTTTTCGTCCAGGTTCATCGTGTCGGGCCGGATGTCTACGAAAACGCATTTTGCTCCGCGCATCGCGAAGGCGTCGGCGGTACTCACGAACGTGAACGAAGGCATGATGACTTCATCGCCGGGCTGTATGCCGCAAAGCAGCGCCGACATCTCGAGCGCATGCGTACAACTGGTGGTAAGGAGCGCCCGCGCAACTCCGGTCCTGTTTTCCAGCCAGGCGTGGCATTTCTGGTTGAACTGCCCATCGCCGCAAATACGTCCGCTTTCGACGGCCTGTTTTACGTAATCAATTTCGGGCCCCACGAAGGGCGGCTGGTTGAAAGGAATCTTAATCATCGCTGCTTGAAATATACACACTTGAACCCGCGCGGTCAATGAAATCCAAACGCGACTTATCCCAACTTGGAATGAATAGAAACCCCCGCCCTTGGGGCGGGGGTTTTAAACGTCATGGCGGGCTTGACCCGCCATCTCCTTACTTCTTCAGGAATTCATTAATTCCAGCGGCAGCACGGCGACCCTCACCCATGGCGAGAATGACCGTAGCAGCGCCGAGCACGATGTCACCACCGGCATAAACCTTCTCCATAAAGGTCTTGTTGGCGGTTGCATCTTCGAGAAGGATGTGACCCTTCTTGTCGACGGAGAGTTCCGGCGTGGTGTTGCTGATAAGCGGGTTGGAACCGTTACCGATAGCAACGAGCACGGTGTCGCATTCGATTTCAAAGCTTGCACCTTCGACCTTGACCGGACGCGGACGGCCCTTTTCGTCAGGTTCGCCGAGTTCGTACTTGTCGACGAGCATGCCACGAACGTGGCCGGCTTCGTCGCCAAGAATCTTGGCCGGGTTCTGCAAGACGCAGAATTCGACACCCTCTTCCTGGGCATGGAGAACTTCTTCCTTACGGGCCGGAAGTTCGTTCATGCTGCGGCGGTAAACGATGCGGACCTTTTCGGCACCGAGACGGAGAGCCATACGGGCAGCGTCCATAGCGACGTTACCACCACCGAGAACCACCACATTCTTGCCGGGCCACATCGGAGTATCGGCATGTTCCTTGTCGTAGGCGCGCATGAGGTTGGCGCGGGTCAGGTATTCGTTAGCGGCGAACACACCGACGAGGTTTTCACCTTCGATGTTCATGAAGAGCGGGAGGCCTGCACCGGTACCGACGAACACGGCATCGAAACCATCCTTTTCAATCAAGTCCTTGAGCTTGCGGGTACGACCGATGACAAAATTTGTCTCAAACTTCACGCCCATGGCTGCGAGAGATTCGATTTCGTTGTCAACGATCTTCTTGGGCAGACGGAATTCAGGAATGCCGTAGCGGACCACGCCACCGAGCTTGTGGAAAGCTTCGAAGATGGTCACGTCGTGGCCTTCGCGGCGAACGTCGGCAGCGACGACCAAGCCAGCAGGACCGGAACCGATAACGGCAACCTTCTTGCCGGTAGCGGGCTTCACGGCCGGCACAGAGGCGCCACCGTTGTTGCGTTCGTAGTCGGCAGCAAAGCGTTCCAGGCGGCCGATAGCCACAGCCTGGTTCACGTCCTTGTGCATCTTGCCCATGGTGCAGTTCATCTGGCACTGGCGTTCCTGCGGGCAAACACGGCCGCAGATTGCCGGGAGCAAGCTGGTTTCCTTAATCTTTGCGATAGCGGCCTTGAAGTCACCTTCGGCAATCTTTGCGATGAAGGCCGGAATGTCGATGTGCACCGGGCAGCTTTCGACGCAAGGCTGGTTCTTACAAGCGAGGCAGCGGTTAGCTTCCACGATAGCCTGAGCTTCGGTGTAACCCTGAGCCACTTCTTCCATCACGCGGGCACGGTAGCTGGGTTCAAGCTGCGGCATCGGCTGGGCCGGAATGGCAGTCTTGTCCTTCGGCTTGAGCGGCTTCGGGAGGGCGTTAATCTTTTCAAGTTCCACCTTGGCGGCGGCGTCCAACTGTTCACGAGTCAAATGTTCAGACATTACTTGCTCTCCTTGGCCTTTGCGTCAGCCATCTTATCAATGTTGCACTTGTGGCCGTCATTGGCACCGAAGCGGTGCAAGGCTTCCTGTTCCTGGGGCTTGAAGGCGCCCATACGCTGGAGCATGTTGTTCCAGTCGACCTCGTGGCCGTCGAATTCCGGGCCATCGACGCAGACGAACTTCGTCTTGCCGCCGATAGTCACGCGGCAGCCACCGCACATGCCGGTCCCGTCCACCATGATGCTGTTGAGGCTCACGACGGTCTTCACGCCGTAGGGCTTGGTGGTGAGGGCGCAGAACTTCATCATAACCGGAGGACCGATGGCGAGCACCATGTCGGGCTTGCCCTTCGTGTCTTCGCAGAGTTCCTTCAGCGGTTCGGTCACGAGACCCTTGCGGCCGTAGGAGCCGTCATCGGTCATGAAAATGATTTCGTCGGCGAGGGCGGTCATTTCTTCCTTCATGAGGAAGAGGCTCTCGTTACGGGCACCCATGATGATAGTGACCTTGTTGCCGGCCTTCTTCATGGCCTGGACAATCGGGTGCATCGGGGCAATGCCCACGCCACCGCACACGCAAACCACGTGGCCAAAATTCTCGATGTGGGTCGGGGAACCCAGCGGGCCCACGAGCACCGGGATATCGTCACCGACTTCGAACTTGGAAAGTTCGGTGGTGGTCTTACCGACGGTCTGGAAAATCAGGGTGATGGAGCCTTCAGTCGTGTCGGCATCAGCGATGGTGAGGGGCACGCGTTCGCCGTTGTCCTTGTTCGTCTGGAGGATGATGAACTGGCCGGCCTTACGCTCTTGAGCGATCAGCGGGGCCTCGACGCGGAATTGGAATACCGCAGGAGATAACTGTTTTTTAAAGAGAATTTTTGCCATAGTGGGTCGAAAAATAGAAAAAATCAATCCATTTCATGACTTTTGAGCCTAAATGGGTGATTGATTTTTTTGAAAAAGAGGTTTTTAGTATGAAAATGCTGCGGGAGGGGCCCCAGCTCAGAGTTGCGAAGGCCGCACGGGCCCCTCCCTGCACCCTCCCCATCCTTGGCCGACGCATCTTAGGTATCAGGTGTTTATCGCTGTTTTAAATATGCTTATCGCATTAAGGGAGATGTATTTGCAGGTTGTTACTTTTGCAGGAACGCGAGGATGCGGTCCTTGTATTCCTTGATTTCGTCGAAGGCGGCGTGGCCGTAGCCCTCGAACATCTGGAATTCGTATGGGACATTCGCAGCCTTCAACCGCGCCACAATCTTGTCGGAGGCGATAGGCAGAACGACGCGGTCTTCGCTTGCGGCAAGTACGAGCACCGGGCACCTGATGCTTGCAAGCATGTCGCCGGTATCCACGTTATCGCACTCGCGGGCGAATATGGCGAAGCGGTCCATGTCGGCTTCGGAAACGTCCTTGTACATGGCACGTAGCGCGCGGCTGTAGCGTTCAGCGAACTTCGACGAGAAGCAGTCGCGGATGAAGGCTTCGACGAGTCCCTCGCGGTCGTGCGCGCGGGCAAGGCGCGCCCAGTTCCCGATGACTTCAAGCTGTTCCGGTTCCGGCTTCGATGTCGAACAGCCGAGCACGAGTTTCCACACGAGTTCCGGGTGCGTCGCCGCGATATGCTGGGCCACCATGCCACCCTGCGAAACGCCGTAGAGCGCCACGTCCTTGAGGCCGAGCGCCTGCATGGCAAGCACCTGGTCGCGAGCCATCTCCTCGAGGGAGTAACCCGGGTCAACATCCTTGCGCCGGTCAAAAAAGTAGAGCGTGTAGCCCTCGGTGAACATCTTGTAAGGCACCTGCAGGGAGGCTGCGGATTTCATCACGCTCTTGATGGCAAGCCCCGGAATAATCACGAGGGCGCGCGGGCCGTTGCCGAACTTCGCGTATTCCATCTCGAATCCGGCGGTGCGGACACACTGTACAAGTTCTTCGCTCATGCCCTAAAAGATAGATACATATCTTGCGAACGAAAGCCGTTTTTTCTTATTATTACAGTGTCAAGGAGTCGCCATGAACAAAATTTTCGCTATCCTCGGATCAATAACGCTTTCGATGCTTGTCGCCGCTTGCAGCGACACCAAGACCGCCAAGGAAACCGCTGAAACTGCCGCGCCGGCAAATACCGCTGTCGCGGAATCCGAGACGCCCGCTGCCGATGCTTCGGCTGGCTCAGCAACCTTCGCACAGGTCGAAGGTACCAAGACGCTCACGCTTTCAAATGGGGCGAGCGTCACCTGGATTCAGGACAACGAGGGCGAAAAACTGAATCCGCGGAGCCTCTTCAGCGATGCGAGCGACTCCCTCTACAACAGCCTGAACATGCCCGACGGCATCCCGGCCAGCGTGAGCACGTTCCTCGTGAAGGTCGATGGCAAGTACATATTGTTCGACGCAGGCCTCGGGGCTTTCGGCGGACAGCTCCAGAAGCGCCTCGCCGCTCTCGGCGTGAACCCCGACAGCATCGGGCTTATCTACCTTACGCATTTCCATGTGGACCACATCTCGGGCCTTGTCGCAAAGGATGA
The sequence above is drawn from the Fibrobacter sp. UWR2 genome and encodes:
- the gltA gene encoding NADPH-dependent glutamate synthase encodes the protein MSEHLTREQLDAAAKVELEKINALPKPLKPKDKTAIPAQPMPQLEPSYRARVMEEVAQGYTEAQAIVEANRCLACKNQPCVESCPVHIDIPAFIAKIAEGDFKAAIAKIKETSLLPAICGRVCPQERQCQMNCTMGKMHKDVNQAVAIGRLERFAADYERNNGGASVPAVKPATGKKVAVIGSGPAGLVVAADVRREGHDVTIFEAFHKLGGVVRYGIPEFRLPKKIVDNEIESLAAMGVKFETNFVIGRTRKLKDLIEKDGFDAVFVGTGAGLPLFMNIEGENLVGVFAANEYLTRANLMRAYDKEHADTPMWPGKNVVVLGGGNVAMDAARMALRLGAEKVRIVYRRSMNELPARKEEVLHAQEEGVEFCVLQNPAKILGDEAGHVRGMLVDKYELGEPDEKGRPRPVKVEGASFEIECDTVLVAIGNGSNPLISNTTPELSVDKKGHILLEDATANKTFMEKVYAGGDIVLGAATVILAMGEGRRAAAGINEFLKK
- a CDS encoding MBL fold metallo-hydrolase; this translates as MNKIFAILGSITLSMLVAACSDTKTAKETAETAAPANTAVAESETPAADASAGSATFAQVEGTKTLTLSNGASVTWIQDNEGEKLNPRSLFSDASDSLYNSLNMPDGIPASVSTFLVKVDGKYILFDAGLGAFGGQLQKRLAALGVNPDSIGLIYLTHFHVDHISGLVAKDDAGNDAKAFKNAAVYAGKVEYDAWMNDIPKNDLQKNIMALYKDSLHLFAFGDTLPHGVLAMDAVGHTPGHTAFQLANLLIVGDLMHGYALQKDHPEINSNYDMDKPKSAESRKRIMQYASDNKLLMAGMHLPPPGFAE
- a CDS encoding sulfide/dihydroorotate dehydrogenase-like FAD/NAD-binding protein codes for the protein MAKILFKKQLSPAVFQFRVEAPLIAQERKAGQFIILQTNKDNGERVPLTIADADTTEGSITLIFQTVGKTTTELSKFEVGDDIPVLVGPLGSPTHIENFGHVVCVCGGVGIAPMHPIVQAMKKAGNKVTIIMGARNESLFLMKEEMTALADEIIFMTDDGSYGRKGLVTEPLKELCEDTKGKPDMVLAIGPPVMMKFCALTTKPYGVKTVVSLNSIMVDGTGMCGGCRVTIGGKTKFVCVDGPEFDGHEVDWNNMLQRMGAFKPQEQEALHRFGANDGHKCNIDKMADAKAKESK
- a CDS encoding alpha/beta fold hydrolase, whose amino-acid sequence is MSEELVQCVRTAGFEMEYAKFGNGPRALVIIPGLAIKSVMKSAASLQVPYKMFTEGYTLYFFDRRKDVDPGYSLEEMARDQVLAMQALGLKDVALYGVSQGGMVAQHIAATHPELVWKLVLGCSTSKPEPEQLEVIGNWARLARAHDREGLVEAFIRDCFSSKFAERYSRALRAMYKDVSEADMDRFAIFARECDNVDTGDMLASIRCPVLVLAASEDRVVLPIASDKIVARLKAANVPYEFQMFEGYGHAAFDEIKEYKDRILAFLQK